A single Dunckerocampus dactyliophorus isolate RoL2022-P2 chromosome 2, RoL_Ddac_1.1, whole genome shotgun sequence DNA region contains:
- the kctd17 gene encoding BTB/POZ domain-containing protein KCTD5 isoform X3: protein METTQEDQWEPALHGCHHNSNNNNNNNNNKDSEAGESSATAASAPEPGGKTVHSVGNGSVINPTGGNNGKWVRLNVGGTVFLTTRQTLLKEQTSFLYRLCQQQDLHSDTDETGAYVIDRDPTYFGPILNYLRHGKLVYNKELAEEGVLEEAEFYNITPLIKLIKERIVERDSKSTQQVPPKHVYRVLQCQEEELTQMVSTMSDGWKFEQMVNIGSSYSYGTEDQAEFLCVVSKELHTPGSGLGTEQSHKTKPAETQEEEAAKQEEEEEGGRETTPNEWLRE, encoded by the exons ATGGAGACTACACAGGAAGACCAGTGGGAACCGGCGCTTCACGGCTGCCACCACAAcagtaataacaacaacaataataacaacaacaaagacagCGAGGCGGGAGAGAGCTCCGCTACAGCGGCCAGCGCGCCCGAACCCGGCGGGAAGACGGTGCATAGCGTTGGTAATGGCTCGGTCATCAATCCCACCGGGGGGAATAACGGGAAGTGGGTTCGGCTGAACGTCGGCGGCACCGTTTTTCTTACGACGAGGCAGACGCTCCTCAAAGAACAAACTTCGTTCCTGTACCGACTGTGCCAGCAGCAGGACCTACACTCTGACACG GATGAGACGGGAGCCTATGTGATTGACAGAGACCCCACCTACTTTGGACCCATCCTCAACTACCTGCGACATGGCAAACTGGTCTACAACAAAGAGCTGGCTGAAGAAG GTGTCCTGGAGGAGGCTGAGTTTTACAACATCACCCCTCTGATTAAACTGATCAAGGAGAGGATTGTTGAACGGGACTCCAAGTCCACGCAG caGGTTCCCCCTAAGCACGTCTACCGAGTGTTGCAGTGCCAGGAGGAGGAGCTGACCCAGATGGTCTCCACGATGTCCGACGGCTGGAAGTTTGAGCAG ATGGTGAACATCGGCTCATCATACAGCTATGGAACAGAGGATCAGGCAGAGTTTTTGTGTGTCGTTTCCAAGGAGCTCCACACACCTGGTTCTGGACTGGGTACGGAGCAGAGCCACAAAACAAAG CCGGCAGAGACACAGGAGGAggaagcagcaaagcaggaggaggaagaagagggagggagagaaaCCACACCGAATGAGTGGCTTAGAGAATGA
- the kctd17 gene encoding BTB/POZ domain-containing protein KCTD5 isoform X2 → METTQEDQWEPALHGCHHNSNNNNNNNNNKDSEAGESSATAASAPEPGGKTVHSVGNGSVINPTGGNNGKWVRLNVGGTVFLTTRQTLLKEQTSFLYRLCQQQDLHSDTDETGAYVIDRDPTYFGPILNYLRHGKLVYNKELAEEGVLEEAEFYNITPLIKLIKERIVERDSKSTQVPPKHVYRVLQCQEEELTQMVSTMSDGWKFEQVSVRACRKPRTGLLWTMVNIGSSYSYGTEDQAEFLCVVSKELHTPGSGLGTEQSHKTKPAETQEEEAAKQEEEEEGGRETTPNEWLRE, encoded by the exons ATGGAGACTACACAGGAAGACCAGTGGGAACCGGCGCTTCACGGCTGCCACCACAAcagtaataacaacaacaataataacaacaacaaagacagCGAGGCGGGAGAGAGCTCCGCTACAGCGGCCAGCGCGCCCGAACCCGGCGGGAAGACGGTGCATAGCGTTGGTAATGGCTCGGTCATCAATCCCACCGGGGGGAATAACGGGAAGTGGGTTCGGCTGAACGTCGGCGGCACCGTTTTTCTTACGACGAGGCAGACGCTCCTCAAAGAACAAACTTCGTTCCTGTACCGACTGTGCCAGCAGCAGGACCTACACTCTGACACG GATGAGACGGGAGCCTATGTGATTGACAGAGACCCCACCTACTTTGGACCCATCCTCAACTACCTGCGACATGGCAAACTGGTCTACAACAAAGAGCTGGCTGAAGAAG GTGTCCTGGAGGAGGCTGAGTTTTACAACATCACCCCTCTGATTAAACTGATCAAGGAGAGGATTGTTGAACGGGACTCCAAGTCCACGCAG GTTCCCCCTAAGCACGTCTACCGAGTGTTGCAGTGCCAGGAGGAGGAGCTGACCCAGATGGTCTCCACGATGTCCGACGGCTGGAAGTTTGAGCAGGTCAGCGTGCGCGCCTGCAGAAAGCCCCGCACTGGACTGCTCTGGACT ATGGTGAACATCGGCTCATCATACAGCTATGGAACAGAGGATCAGGCAGAGTTTTTGTGTGTCGTTTCCAAGGAGCTCCACACACCTGGTTCTGGACTGGGTACGGAGCAGAGCCACAAAACAAAG CCGGCAGAGACACAGGAGGAggaagcagcaaagcaggaggaggaagaagagggagggagagaaaCCACACCGAATGAGTGGCTTAGAGAATGA
- the kctd17 gene encoding BTB/POZ domain-containing protein KCTD5 isoform X4 produces the protein METTQEDQWEPALHGCHHNSNNNNNNNNNKDSEAGESSATAASAPEPGGKTVHSVGNGSVINPTGGNNGKWVRLNVGGTVFLTTRQTLLKEQTSFLYRLCQQQDLHSDTDETGAYVIDRDPTYFGPILNYLRHGKLVYNKELAEEGVLEEAEFYNITPLIKLIKERIVERDSKSTQVPPKHVYRVLQCQEEELTQMVSTMSDGWKFEQMVNIGSSYSYGTEDQAEFLCVVSKELHTPGSGLGTEQSHKTKPAETQEEEAAKQEEEEEGGRETTPNEWLRE, from the exons ATGGAGACTACACAGGAAGACCAGTGGGAACCGGCGCTTCACGGCTGCCACCACAAcagtaataacaacaacaataataacaacaacaaagacagCGAGGCGGGAGAGAGCTCCGCTACAGCGGCCAGCGCGCCCGAACCCGGCGGGAAGACGGTGCATAGCGTTGGTAATGGCTCGGTCATCAATCCCACCGGGGGGAATAACGGGAAGTGGGTTCGGCTGAACGTCGGCGGCACCGTTTTTCTTACGACGAGGCAGACGCTCCTCAAAGAACAAACTTCGTTCCTGTACCGACTGTGCCAGCAGCAGGACCTACACTCTGACACG GATGAGACGGGAGCCTATGTGATTGACAGAGACCCCACCTACTTTGGACCCATCCTCAACTACCTGCGACATGGCAAACTGGTCTACAACAAAGAGCTGGCTGAAGAAG GTGTCCTGGAGGAGGCTGAGTTTTACAACATCACCCCTCTGATTAAACTGATCAAGGAGAGGATTGTTGAACGGGACTCCAAGTCCACGCAG GTTCCCCCTAAGCACGTCTACCGAGTGTTGCAGTGCCAGGAGGAGGAGCTGACCCAGATGGTCTCCACGATGTCCGACGGCTGGAAGTTTGAGCAG ATGGTGAACATCGGCTCATCATACAGCTATGGAACAGAGGATCAGGCAGAGTTTTTGTGTGTCGTTTCCAAGGAGCTCCACACACCTGGTTCTGGACTGGGTACGGAGCAGAGCCACAAAACAAAG CCGGCAGAGACACAGGAGGAggaagcagcaaagcaggaggaggaagaagagggagggagagaaaCCACACCGAATGAGTGGCTTAGAGAATGA
- the kctd17 gene encoding BTB/POZ domain-containing protein KCTD5 isoform X1, giving the protein METTQEDQWEPALHGCHHNSNNNNNNNNNKDSEAGESSATAASAPEPGGKTVHSVGNGSVINPTGGNNGKWVRLNVGGTVFLTTRQTLLKEQTSFLYRLCQQQDLHSDTDETGAYVIDRDPTYFGPILNYLRHGKLVYNKELAEEGVLEEAEFYNITPLIKLIKERIVERDSKSTQQVPPKHVYRVLQCQEEELTQMVSTMSDGWKFEQVSVRACRKPRTGLLWTMVNIGSSYSYGTEDQAEFLCVVSKELHTPGSGLGTEQSHKTKPAETQEEEAAKQEEEEEGGRETTPNEWLRE; this is encoded by the exons ATGGAGACTACACAGGAAGACCAGTGGGAACCGGCGCTTCACGGCTGCCACCACAAcagtaataacaacaacaataataacaacaacaaagacagCGAGGCGGGAGAGAGCTCCGCTACAGCGGCCAGCGCGCCCGAACCCGGCGGGAAGACGGTGCATAGCGTTGGTAATGGCTCGGTCATCAATCCCACCGGGGGGAATAACGGGAAGTGGGTTCGGCTGAACGTCGGCGGCACCGTTTTTCTTACGACGAGGCAGACGCTCCTCAAAGAACAAACTTCGTTCCTGTACCGACTGTGCCAGCAGCAGGACCTACACTCTGACACG GATGAGACGGGAGCCTATGTGATTGACAGAGACCCCACCTACTTTGGACCCATCCTCAACTACCTGCGACATGGCAAACTGGTCTACAACAAAGAGCTGGCTGAAGAAG GTGTCCTGGAGGAGGCTGAGTTTTACAACATCACCCCTCTGATTAAACTGATCAAGGAGAGGATTGTTGAACGGGACTCCAAGTCCACGCAG caGGTTCCCCCTAAGCACGTCTACCGAGTGTTGCAGTGCCAGGAGGAGGAGCTGACCCAGATGGTCTCCACGATGTCCGACGGCTGGAAGTTTGAGCAGGTCAGCGTGCGCGCCTGCAGAAAGCCCCGCACTGGACTGCTCTGGACT ATGGTGAACATCGGCTCATCATACAGCTATGGAACAGAGGATCAGGCAGAGTTTTTGTGTGTCGTTTCCAAGGAGCTCCACACACCTGGTTCTGGACTGGGTACGGAGCAGAGCCACAAAACAAAG CCGGCAGAGACACAGGAGGAggaagcagcaaagcaggaggaggaagaagagggagggagagaaaCCACACCGAATGAGTGGCTTAGAGAATGA
- the kctd17 gene encoding BTB/POZ domain-containing protein KCTD5 isoform X5, translated as METTQEDQWEPALHGCHHNSNNNNNNNNNKDSEAGESSATAASAPEPGGKTVHSVGNGSVINPTGGNNGKWVRLNVGGTVFLTTRQTLLKEQTSFLYRLCQQQDLHSDTDETGAYVIDRDPTYFGPILNYLRHGKLVYNKELAEEGVLEEAEFYNITPLIKLIKERIVERDSKSTQQVPPKHVYRVLQCQEEELTQMVSTMSDGWKFEQVSVRACRKPRTGLLWTMVNIGSSYSYGTEDQAEFLCVVSKELHTPGSGLGTEQSHKTKLFQIHGSRM; from the exons ATGGAGACTACACAGGAAGACCAGTGGGAACCGGCGCTTCACGGCTGCCACCACAAcagtaataacaacaacaataataacaacaacaaagacagCGAGGCGGGAGAGAGCTCCGCTACAGCGGCCAGCGCGCCCGAACCCGGCGGGAAGACGGTGCATAGCGTTGGTAATGGCTCGGTCATCAATCCCACCGGGGGGAATAACGGGAAGTGGGTTCGGCTGAACGTCGGCGGCACCGTTTTTCTTACGACGAGGCAGACGCTCCTCAAAGAACAAACTTCGTTCCTGTACCGACTGTGCCAGCAGCAGGACCTACACTCTGACACG GATGAGACGGGAGCCTATGTGATTGACAGAGACCCCACCTACTTTGGACCCATCCTCAACTACCTGCGACATGGCAAACTGGTCTACAACAAAGAGCTGGCTGAAGAAG GTGTCCTGGAGGAGGCTGAGTTTTACAACATCACCCCTCTGATTAAACTGATCAAGGAGAGGATTGTTGAACGGGACTCCAAGTCCACGCAG caGGTTCCCCCTAAGCACGTCTACCGAGTGTTGCAGTGCCAGGAGGAGGAGCTGACCCAGATGGTCTCCACGATGTCCGACGGCTGGAAGTTTGAGCAGGTCAGCGTGCGCGCCTGCAGAAAGCCCCGCACTGGACTGCTCTGGACT ATGGTGAACATCGGCTCATCATACAGCTATGGAACAGAGGATCAGGCAGAGTTTTTGTGTGTCGTTTCCAAGGAGCTCCACACACCTGGTTCTGGACTGGGTACGGAGCAGAGCCACAAAACAAAG
- the kctd17 gene encoding BTB/POZ domain-containing protein KCTD5 isoform X6, whose translation METTQEDQWEPALHGCHHNSNNNNNNNNNKDSEAGESSATAASAPEPGGKTVHSVGNGSVINPTGGNNGKWVRLNVGGTVFLTTRQTLLKEQTSFLYRLCQQQDLHSDTDETGAYVIDRDPTYFGPILNYLRHGKLVYNKELAEEGVLEEAEFYNITPLIKLIKERIVERDSKSTQQVPPKHVYRVLQCQEEELTQMVSTMSDGWKFEQMVNIGSSYSYGTEDQAEFLCVVSKELHTPGSGLGTEQSHKTKLFQIHGSRM comes from the exons ATGGAGACTACACAGGAAGACCAGTGGGAACCGGCGCTTCACGGCTGCCACCACAAcagtaataacaacaacaataataacaacaacaaagacagCGAGGCGGGAGAGAGCTCCGCTACAGCGGCCAGCGCGCCCGAACCCGGCGGGAAGACGGTGCATAGCGTTGGTAATGGCTCGGTCATCAATCCCACCGGGGGGAATAACGGGAAGTGGGTTCGGCTGAACGTCGGCGGCACCGTTTTTCTTACGACGAGGCAGACGCTCCTCAAAGAACAAACTTCGTTCCTGTACCGACTGTGCCAGCAGCAGGACCTACACTCTGACACG GATGAGACGGGAGCCTATGTGATTGACAGAGACCCCACCTACTTTGGACCCATCCTCAACTACCTGCGACATGGCAAACTGGTCTACAACAAAGAGCTGGCTGAAGAAG GTGTCCTGGAGGAGGCTGAGTTTTACAACATCACCCCTCTGATTAAACTGATCAAGGAGAGGATTGTTGAACGGGACTCCAAGTCCACGCAG caGGTTCCCCCTAAGCACGTCTACCGAGTGTTGCAGTGCCAGGAGGAGGAGCTGACCCAGATGGTCTCCACGATGTCCGACGGCTGGAAGTTTGAGCAG ATGGTGAACATCGGCTCATCATACAGCTATGGAACAGAGGATCAGGCAGAGTTTTTGTGTGTCGTTTCCAAGGAGCTCCACACACCTGGTTCTGGACTGGGTACGGAGCAGAGCCACAAAACAAAG